AATCGgattttaatatttgtaattATAATTCACATTAGTCCCTAAGTTCATATTCGTATGAGGCATTGCTATTTTGGCATGTTAACTTATTAGATTCGATAAAACAAAACGTCATTTTATATTGATGCtcaatctttaaaaaattgatGTCATTTTACAACGACGGAGGTTAAAACGATGTCATTTCGTTGAAGATAAAATGCCAATATAAAACGATGTCATTTTGTACTAAATTAGCATACCATTAATGGAGATAAGCATAGTGATTAATATAAATTTGAGGGTCTAAtttagattaatttaaattttaaaattcaatttgggTATTAACTCCTCTAATGACTTTATCTttaaagttttgtttgtttctaGAATAATtagacattaaaattaaaatttcacttTTAGGATACAGTTTCAATCTCCTCAGGAACTAAAGTTTATGGAGAtagatactaaaattttttataatattctttttcctcttccttttcaaatttcaattttaagtttttaacccTCGGTGATTGATGAGAGGCTGATGACTGAGAACCAAAATTATAAGAAGAGAGGAGGGGGAAGGCACAGCACTGGCGGGTTGAATGCCTTCGTCGCCATCAACgcaaaaaggaagaggaattaTGAACGAGAGAGAGGAGAATGCTGGtatagagagagggagagagaaagagaccGACCGTGCCGGCGAGCAggggagaagaggaagaaggcgACGACGGCCCAGGAGGACGCCACCATTGCCATCGCTCAAATAGAGAGAGCTAGCcgaagaaaacaaataaaaaaggagCATTTTGAATACAAATTGAAGGAGCTTAAAAAAATGTGCACAAATCGAAGAGGAAGCAAAAGAAATTGATGTTTCTGAAGGGGTTGTAAAAAGCAAATGTGCAAAATATGACGAGCCTCTAGCTATTGCCGCCCGAGATTGGAGATCTTTGCAAGTTTATCAGGCTTCAAGACTCCCAAGTGGAATAATCATTGTCGAGAACGGGGAAAGGGAAAatggattagggtttattttgtttttttccaattaggtatttaagtaattttatttgtagcaatctttatatttatatcttaaACTAAATAGGATACTAAAACATAAGATAATCCTGTACACCTTAAATCAAACACAATcctaaaacaaaatttagttATGTCTCTCAATCACAATTCTCCTTCTAAACGCAGAGATGTTGAACTTGTAATACCAGAATTTGTTTATACATGAATGTCCCAGGACAACAGATGAAAATGTAAATAGTAAGGTGATAATAATATCTTTAGTGAATACTATATGGCATATAATGTTTATATGTTATTCCACAATCAGCTAAATACCTCGTAAAATTTCTCAATAACAAGTAAACCTGAGTCTATCGATTCCAAGGGATCCTTTCTAAGCCTGTGCCTCAAGCAGTTAGGGATGACAGTAGCAATATCCTCTGCGCTTACTTTGTCTCTTCCCTTCAAAGCAGCAAGAGCTTTTGCAGCCCTATTGGTTACTATGTCTCCTCTTAATCCATCCACATTCAAGTCAGCACAAACCTTGGAGATCTTCACCTTGAGATCCTGATCAATTTGAACAGATGGGAGGGCACTCCTTGCTGAGGCAATTTGTTGCTGGAGCTTATGTTGCTCAGCTTTGTAGGAATCTCGGAACTCCTTTGGATTCTTGTCGAATCTAGCCCTCTCCTCCACAATCTTCACTCTTAGCTCCGCGTCCCTCACAGTCCCAACTTGAGCATGCATTCCAAACCTGTCCAGCAGTTGAGGCCGGAGCTCACCTTCTTCCGGGTTGCCTGAACCAATGAGTATGAACCGAGCTGGATGTGAGATTGAAATTCCCTCTCTCTCCACTGTGTTCCAACCTGATGCGGCGGAATCCAATAAGACATCCACCAAGTGATCATCCAAAAGGTTAACTTCATCAACATATAGTATTCCCCTGTTGGCTTTAGCGAGCAGGCCAGGCTCAAATGCCTTCACACCCTCAGTTAGTGCTTTCTCAATGTCAATTGTCCCACACACTCTATCTTCTGTAGCACCCAATGGCAAATCAACCATGTTAATTTTGGTGTACACAACCTCGAGTTGCTCTCCTTTCAGCACCCGCTCTCTCACTTCAATGCCCATGAATTCCGGATCTTGAGGATCTGAATTGTATGGGTCACCAGCAACAACCTTGATCTCAGGAAGCAAATCAACCAGTGACCTAACTGTTGTGGATTTCCCAGTTCCCCTATCCCCCATGATCATCACACCACCAATCTTGGGATCGATCACATTTAGGAGAAGGCAAAGCTTCATCTCATCCTGTCCAACTATAGCAGAAAATGGGTACACCGGCCTCTGGCTCTCTTTAGAAGCAATTTTCTGA
The genomic region above belongs to Arachis duranensis cultivar V14167 chromosome 3, aradu.V14167.gnm2.J7QH, whole genome shotgun sequence and contains:
- the LOC107480741 gene encoding magnesium-chelatase subunit ChlI, chloroplastic (The sequence of the model RefSeq protein was modified relative to this genomic sequence to represent the inferred CDS: added 34 bases not found in genome assembly), translated to MASMLGTSSIALFPSRSRCQSSPSVHALSLTTGQVFGRKFYGRIGFHGIKGRPQFSVASVATEVNSVEQAQKIASKESQRPVYPFSAIVGQDEMKLCLLLNVIDPKIGGVMIMGDRGTGKSTTVRSLVDLLPEIKVVAGDPYNSDPQDPEFMGIEVRERVLKGEQLEVVYTKINMVDLPLGATEDRVCGTIDIEKALTEGVKAFEPGLLAKANRGILYVDEVNLLDDHLVDVLLDSAASGWNTVEREGISISHPARFILIGSGNPEEGELRPQLLDRFGMHAQVGTVRDAELRVKIVEERARFDKNPKEFRDSYKAEQHKLQQQIASARSALPSVQIDQDLKVKISKVCADLNVDGLRGDIVTNRAAKALAALKGRDKVSAEDIATVIPNCLRHRLRKDPLESIDSGLLVIEKFYEVFS